The Aerosakkonema funiforme FACHB-1375 genome includes a window with the following:
- a CDS encoding GlsB/YeaQ/YmgE family stress response membrane protein — protein sequence MAGILAWIVLGLIAGAIAKAIYPGHQGGGIFATIGLGILGAIVGGWLGNLLLGTSGGAAYGALTIPSVAFAAIGAMVLIFLWGLLTRQSA from the coding sequence ATGGCTGGAATTTTAGCTTGGATAGTTTTAGGTCTGATTGCCGGAGCGATTGCTAAAGCGATATATCCAGGTCATCAAGGCGGCGGTATTTTCGCCACGATCGGCTTGGGAATTTTGGGCGCGATCGTCGGCGGTTGGCTGGGCAATCTGCTCTTGGGAACAAGCGGAGGAGCAGCATACGGAGCCCTGACAATACCCAGTGTGGCTTTTGCTGCGATTGGCGCTATGGTTCTAATTTTCTTGTGGGGTTTGTTAACCCGTCAAAGTGCATAA